A single window of Chloracidobacterium sp. DNA harbors:
- a CDS encoding oligosaccharide flippase family protein, whose translation MFTTLQSFVALLDLGISSTINRELARLSGLPNSTQEMHNVSRTLSIPNWISAFAIATVLSILAPVIAQYWIHPKELSLETVTQALHIIGVNIAIQFSINFYAGGLMGLQKQVLLSVINGICATLRSVGALIVLIFISQTIQAFLLWQTFVIVLQLLLLMSTMGRSLPDGMPGQFKWDIFSKIWRFAAGVSGISVLSLILNQTDKLILSRMVDLEHFGYYMLAVTIASTSIVMFVGPLSHAVYPEFARLISAKNENALTEFYHRSCETVSAIVFPVTAVIVFFSYEILFVWTGNREIATNTFLILTLIALGSGLNASMWPLHFLQLAHGWTSLVFKVGIALVVFVTPAIVFGVYTYGAIGGAAGWAILTAIFIPIMVHMMHRRILRGEKTRWYLKDFFAPLIVAGGVAGTMRLFLPMAETRLEVLIELFAVSTITLVVTVLATTATRNFVEAYWRKARQGRK comes from the coding sequence GTGTTCACAACGCTACAATCGTTTGTTGCTCTGCTCGATTTAGGAATTTCGTCGACGATAAACCGCGAACTCGCACGGCTCTCAGGGCTACCCAACTCGACTCAGGAAATGCACAATGTTTCCCGAACGCTTTCAATTCCGAACTGGATATCAGCATTTGCAATCGCGACAGTCCTATCCATCCTGGCACCGGTCATTGCTCAATATTGGATTCATCCGAAGGAACTGAGCCTTGAAACCGTAACACAGGCTCTCCATATCATCGGCGTAAATATTGCAATCCAGTTTTCGATCAATTTCTACGCCGGCGGGCTGATGGGCTTACAAAAGCAGGTACTCTTAAGCGTCATCAATGGGATTTGCGCTACGCTACGATCAGTTGGGGCGTTGATAGTTCTTATATTTATATCGCAAACAATTCAGGCGTTTTTGTTATGGCAAACCTTTGTAATCGTTTTGCAGCTTTTGCTCTTGATGTCCACAATGGGACGAAGCCTTCCAGACGGCATGCCAGGTCAATTCAAATGGGATATTTTCAGTAAGATTTGGCGATTCGCTGCTGGAGTGTCCGGTATTTCGGTTTTGAGTTTGATCCTAAATCAAACGGATAAGTTAATACTTAGCCGGATGGTCGATCTTGAGCATTTCGGCTATTACATGCTTGCGGTAACTATTGCGTCAACGTCTATTGTAATGTTCGTTGGGCCATTATCTCACGCAGTATATCCGGAGTTTGCTCGGCTAATTTCTGCGAAAAATGAAAATGCCCTTACCGAGTTTTATCACCGTAGTTGTGAAACGGTTTCGGCTATCGTATTTCCGGTAACAGCCGTAATCGTTTTCTTTTCGTACGAGATATTGTTTGTATGGACCGGGAATCGGGAGATTGCAACGAACACATTCTTGATTTTGACTCTCATAGCTCTGGGGTCAGGGCTTAACGCTTCGATGTGGCCCCTTCATTTCCTCCAACTCGCACATGGCTGGACGTCGTTGGTCTTTAAGGTTGGCATTGCTTTGGTTGTGTTTGTGACTCCAGCGATTGTTTTCGGGGTCTATACTTACGGAGCAATTGGCGGGGCGGCGGGATGGGCTATTCTAACTGCTATCTTTATTCCTATTATGGTTCATATGATGCATAGACGAATACTACGGGGTGAGAAAACTCGTTGGTATCTCAAGGACTTTTTTGCGCCATTAATTGTCGCTGGAGGCGTAGCGGGCACTATGCGATTATTCCTCCCGATGGCTGAAACAAGGCTAGAAGTTCTCATCGAGTTGTTTGCCGTATCAACAATTACGCTTGTTGTAACAGTCCTAGCCACTACGGCGACCCGGAATTT